Within the Micromonospora citrea genome, the region CGCGAGGAGCAGGACGCGTTCGCCGCGGCCAGCCACCAGCGGGCCGCCGCCGCGCAGAAGAACGGCCACTTCGCCGACGAGATCACCCCGGTGGTCATCCCGCAGCGCAAGGGCGACCCCCTGGTGATCAGCGAGGACGAGGGCATCCGCCCGGACACCACCGCCGAAGGGCTGGCCAAGCTGCGTCCGGCCTTCACCAAGGACGGCACCATCACCGCCGGCAGCTCCTCGCCGATCTCCGACGGCGCCGCGGCCGTGGTCGTGATGAGCAAGGCCAAGGCCAAGGAGCTGGGCCTGACCTGGCTGGCCGAGATCGGCGCGCACGGCAACGTGGCGGGGCCGGACAACTCCCTGCACTCGCAGCCCTCCAACGCCATCCAGCACGCCCTGCGCAAGGGCGGGCTGAGCGTCTCCGACCTCGACCTCATCGAGATCAACGAGGCGTTCGCCCAGGTCGGCATCCAGTCCACCCGTGACCTCGGGATCAGCCCCGACAAGGTCAACGTCAACGGCGGGGCGATCGCGCTGGGCCACCCGATCGGCATGTCCGGCGCCCGGCTCGTGCTCACGCTGGCGCTGGAGCTCAAGCGCCGCGGTGGCGGGACCGGCGCGGCGGCGCTCTGCGGCGGCGGCGGCCAGGGCGACGCCCTGATCATCCACGTCCCGGGCGCCGACGAGAGCGACCAGTGAGCGCGTCGCGCTGACCGGTCACGGTCGCCGAGAAAACGAAGGCAGCACGGTGAGCGGGAGGAGCGAGCTGGTCTTGCGAGCCCCGCGGCCGCGAACAGAGGCAGCACGGTGAGCGGGAGGAGCGAGCTGGTCTTGCGAGCCCCGCAGTCGCGAACAGAGGCAGCACAGTGAGCGAGATCGTCGACAACGGCCCGGCTGCGGGCGCACCCCCGGTGCGCCGCAGCCGGGACGTGCCGATGCTGGTCGAGCGGGCCCGCGCGGGGGATCCCCGCGCGGTGGCCCGGCTGATCACCCTGGTCGAGTCGGGCGACGAGACGCTGCCGCGGATCGCGGCGGCGCTCGCGCCGTACGCCGGGCAGGCCCAGGTGGTCGGCCTGACCGGCTCGCCCGGCGTGGGCAAGTCCACCACCACCAACGAGCTGGTCCGGGCGCTGCGTGCCCGGGGGCACCGGGTCGGCGTGCTGGCCATCGACCCGTCCAGCCCGTTCACCGGTGGGGCGATCCTCGGCGACCGGGTCCGGATGCAGGACCACGCCACCGACCCGGGTGTCTACATCCGCTCGATGTCCAGCCGGGGCCACCTCGGCGGGCTGTCGGCGGCCACGCCGCAGGCGGTCCGGGTGCTGGAGGGCGCCGGCTGCGACGTGGTGCTGGTGGAGACCGTCGGCGTCGGCCAGGCGGAGGTGGAGGTCGCCTCGCTGGCCGACACCACGCTGGTGCTGCTCGCCCCGGGCATGGGTGACGCGATCCAGGCGGTCAAGGCCGGCATCCTGGAGATCGCCGACGTCTTCGTGGTCAACAAGGCCGACCGGGACGGCGCCGACGCGACCTACCGCGACATCCAGGGCATGATCGCCCTGGGCGAGCGCGGCCCGGGCGACTGGCGCCCGCAGGTGGTGCGCGCGATCGCCGCGCGGGGCGAGGGGATCGACGACATCGCCGCCGCGATCGACAAGCACCGTGGCTGGCTCGTCGAGCACGGCGAGCTGCGCCGCCGCCAGGAGGCGCGGGCCGCCGCCGAGATCGAGGCGATCGCGCTGGGCGTGCTCCGCGACCGGATCGGCTCCCTGCGCGACGGTACGGAGCTGCCGGCGCTCGCCGCGAAGGTGGCCGAGGGCGCCATGGACCCGTACGCGGCCGCCGACGAGCTGCTCGCCCAGCTCGGCTCCTGAGGAGCCCACCCGGCGACCCGCCGAACTAGTACGCTCGCACCGCTCCACGACCCCGTGGGGCGGTGCGCGGCCGAGTGGGGGAGACCATGGGCGACGAGGCGACGCAGGAGCTGTCGGTGACGCCGGAGGCGGTGGCGGGCGGGAGCACGCACGTCTCCGACGAGGTGGTGGAGAAGATCGCGGTGGCCGCCACCCGATCGGTGCCGGGGGTGGCCGAGCTGGGCGGCGACGTGGCCCGGTTCTTCAACGCGGTGCTCGACAGGGTCGGCCTCGACCAGGTCGGCGACGCCCGGCGGGGCTGCTCGGCGCACGTCACCAACGGCGCGGCCGTGGTCAACCTGGTCATCGTGATCGAGGCGGGCCGGCCGGTGCCGCAGGTGACCGACGCGGTCCGGGCGAAGGTGACCGAGGCCGTCGAGGCGTACGGGCTGCGGGTCGACGAGATCAACATCCGGGTCGACGACGTGGCCATGGGCGACCCGGTCGCGCCGACCGCCTGACGTGAGGGCCGCCCAGGTTACCGGCCGGTACGACTTCCCTTAGCGATCGTTCAGGCTCCGGCTCTACACTCGACGTGCAGTCGAGGACTCGAGGAGGAGCCCCGCGGATGAACGCCGACGAGATCGCAGCCGGACGGGCACGCTGGCAGGCCCGCTACGACGCCGCGCGCAAGCGGGACGCCGACTTCACCACGCTCTCCGGGATGCCCGTCGACCCGGTCTACGGGCCGCCGGAGGGCGTCGCCTACCCGGGCTTCGAGCGGATCGGCTGGCCGGGCGAGTACCCGTACACCCGGGGCCTCTACCCGACCGGCTACCGCGGGCGGACCTGGACCATCCGGCAGTTCGCGGGCTTCGGCAACGCCCAGCAGACCAACGAGCGCTACAAGATGATCCTGGGCGCCGGCGGCGGCGGCCTCTCGGTCGCCTTCGACATGCCCACGCTGATGGGCCGGGACTCCGACGACCCGCAGTCGCTCGGCGAGGTGGGCCACTGCGGCGTCGCCATCGACTCGGCCGCCGACATGGAGACGCTCTTCGACGGCATCGACCTGGCCGGCGTGACCACCTCGATGACCATCTCCGGCCCGGCCGTGCCGGTCTTCTGCATGTACCTGGTGGCCGCCGAGCGGCAGGGCGCCGACCTGTCCCGGCTGGACGGCACGCTGCAGACCGACATCTTCAAGGAGTACATCGCGCAGAAGGAGTGGCTCTTCGACCCGGAGCCGCACCTGCGCCTCATCGGCGACCTGATGGAGTACTGCGCCCGGGAGATCCCGCGCTACAAGCCGCTCTCGGTCTCCGGCTACCACATCCGCGAGGCCGGCGCGACCGCCGCGCAGGAGCTGGCGTACACCCTCGCCGACGGCTTCGGCTACGTCGAGCTGGGGCTCTCGCGCGGGCTCGACGTCAACGTCTTCGCCCCCGGCCTGAGCTTCTTCTTCGACTCGCACGTCGACTTCTTCGAGGAGATCGCCAAGTTCCGGGCGGCCCGGCGGATCTGGGCGCGCTGGCTACGCGACGTCTACGGGGCCACCAGCGAGAAGGCGCTCTGGCTGCGGTTCCACACGCAGACCGCCGGGGTGTCGCTGACCGCCCAGCAGCCGGTCAACAACGTGGTGCGTACCGCCGTGGAGGCGCTCGCCGCGGTGCTCGGCGGGACCAACTCGCTGCACACCAACGCCCTGGACGAGACCCTGGCCCTGCCCACCGACGAGTCCGCCGAGATCGCCCTGCGTACCCAGCAGGTGCTGATGGAGGAGACCGGGGTGACCAACGTGGCCGACCCGCTCGGCGGGTCGTGGTACGTGGAGGCGCTCACCGACAAGATCGAGGCCGAGGCGGAGGAGATCTTCGCCCGGATCCGCCAGCTCGGCGGGGAGGGCCCGCACCAGATCGGCCCGATGACCTCCGGCATCCTGCGCGGCATCGAGGACGGCTGGTTCACCGGTCACATCGCCGAGTCCGCCTTCGTCTACCAGCAGGCGCTGGAGAAGGGCGAGAAGAAGATCGTCGGGGTCAACTGTCACACGGGCACGGTCGCCAAGGACCTGGAGATCCTGCGGATCTCGCACGAGGTGGAACTGGAGCAGCGCCGGGTGCTGGCCGAGCGGAAGGCCGGCCGCGACGAGGCAGCCGTCAAGGCCGCCATCGAGCGGATGGTCGCCGTCGGCCGGACCGACGGGAACATGATCCCCGCCATGCTGGACGCGGTGCGTGCCGAGGCCACCCTCGGCGAGATCTGCGACGCCCTGCGCGCCGAGTGGGGCATCTACCGCGAACCCGCCCGCTTCTAACCCACCCACCCACCCACCCCCTACCCACCCGCCCCCGCCCCCGCCCTCTCCCGCGATCTTGCACTTGCTGCCCCGGCGAATGCCGCGTACGCCGCGTACCGGGGGCCGAAAGTGCAAGATCGCGGAGGGCCGGGCGGGAGGGCGGGAGCAGGCGTGACAGTTGCAACTGTCGCCGTCGCGGTTGATCTGAGTTCGGCGCGTCGCGTGCGAGACTAGGTAACCATGAGCGACCCACGGATCACCTCGTCGATCTTCACCCGCGGCGCGGTCGACCTCAGCGCGCTGCGCACCCCCGCACCGACCCCCGCCCCCACCCAGCCCGGCCCCTCGGGCGGCCTGCCCGGCGCCACAGCCGGCGGCGGCGTCAGCGTCATCGACGTCAGCGAGGCGACGTTCCAGTCCGAGGTTCTCGAACGCTCGCTGACCACGCCGGTGATCGTGGACTTCTGGGCCGAGTGGTGCGAGCCGTGCAAGCAGCTCTCGCCGGTGCTGGAGCGGTTGGCCACCGAGGGCGGCGGCGCCTGGGTGCTCGCCAAGGTCGACGTGGACGCCAACCCGCGGATCGCGCAGATGTTCCGGGTGCAGGGCATCCCCATGGTCTACGCGGTGGTCGGCGGCCAGCCGATCGACGCCTTCTCCGGCGTGGTGCCCGAGGCGCAGCTGCGGCAGTGGATCCAGGCCGTGCTCAAGGCCGGTGGCGTCACCGTCGCCGAGCCGGAGGACCCCCGGCTCGACGAGGCCGACGACGCCCTGATGAGCGGCGACCTCGACGCCGCCGAGCAGGCGTACAAGAAGATCCTCGCCGAGTCCCCGGCGGACGCCGCGGCGGAGGCGGGCCTGGCCCAGGTCGGGCTGGCGCGCCGGGTGGCGGGGGCCGACCCGGGCGCGGCGATCGCCGCCGCGCAGGCCAACCCCGACGACGTCGAGGCCCAGCTCCTGGCCGCCGACATCGAGGTCCTCAGCGGTCAGGCCGAGGCGGCGTACGCCCGCCTGGTGGGCCTGGTCCGCCGCACCGCCGGCGACGACCGGGAGAAGGTACGCCGGCACCTCGTCGGACTCTTCGCGGTCGCCGGGCCGGAGGACCCCGCCGTCGCCTCGGCCCGCCGGGCGTTGGCCAGCGCCCTGTTCTGAGCACCCTCGACCCGGGCGCGCCCGTTCCTGGGGACGCCCGGTCTCCGCACCTGTAGCACGCCAGCGCGGGCCGGCGTTCCGGCCGGCCCGCCCGATTCTTCGAGGACGGGAGCCCATGATGCGCCGGATCGCCGTCCTCGACGCGCCCAGCAACCTCGGCCTGCGCCCACCCACGCCCACCTCGGTGCCCGGCTGCGCCAAGGCCCCCGGCGCGCTGCGCGACCAGGGGCTGCTCGCCCGGCTGCGGGCCCGGGACGCCGGATGCCTCACCGCGCCCCGCTACGACCCCGGCGACTGGCGGCCGGGCGACGGGGTCTGCCACGCCCGGGAGATCGCCGACTACTCGGTGGTGCTCGCCGAGCGGATCGGCGCGATCATCGACCGCGGGGAGTTCCCGCTGGTCCTCGGCGGGGACTGCTCGATCCTGCTCGGCTCGGCGCTGGCCATGCACCGGCTCGGCGAGGCAGTCGGCGGGCGCATCGGGCTCGTCTTCGTCGACGGCCACTCCGACTTCCGGCACCCCGGCAACGCCTCGTACGTCGGCGCGGCGGCCGGTGAGGACCTCGCGCTGGTGACCGGGCGCGGGCAGGCGGACCTGGCCGCCATCGAGGGGCGTCGGCCGTACTTCCGGGACATCGACGTGGTGGTGCTCGGCATCCGGGCGCAGGACGAGTACCGCCTCGACCTGCAGGCCGCCGGGATCACCACCCGGCCCGTGCCGGCGCTGCGCGCCGAGGGCGCCGCGCGTACGGCGCAGTGGGCGCACGAGCAGCTCGCCGACTGCGCCGGCTACTGGGTGCACATCGACGTCGACGTGCTCGACCCGGCCGTGATGCCCGCGGTCGACGCCCCCGACCCGGGTGGCATCGCCTTCGCCGAGCTGGAGATCCTGCTCGCCGGTCTGGTCGACACGCCGCACTGCCTCGGCGTCGAGCTGACCGTCTTCGACCCCGACTACGACCCCGACGGCGCGTACGCGGCCGAGATCGTCAACACGGTGGTCGCCGGGCTGCGTCCGGTCTCCGCGCCCGGCGCGATGCCGCCCCGGCTGCTGCCGGACGGGACGACCGCCCCGTCGGTCCGTCCGTCGGCTGCCGCCCCGTCGGCCCGGCCTGCGCCGACCGCCTCGTCGGCCCGTTCGTCCGCAACGTCCTCGTCGGTCCGTTCGTCGGGCCCAGCCTCGTCGGTCCGATCGTCCGCAACGTCCTCGTCGGCGGCGGCCCCGTCGGCTGCGTCCTCGTCGGGGGCGGCACCGTCGGCAGCGTCCTCGTCGGTGCCCTCGCCGGCTGCGTCCTCGTCGGCGGCGGACTCGCCGGTGCCGTCCGCCCGGCGGGGTGACAGTCGTCCAGATGGGCCGGCCACGGCCGCGTCGGCACTCGGCCCTGGCTTGGCTCCCGATGCCGGCACTCTCCCCGCCTACGCTGCTGCTGTCGCCGACGGCGCCGGTGACGGCGACGACCGGCATCCGGGGCGCGCCGGGGAGCGCACCGGGGACGCTCCGCCGGCTCCGCTCGGGCCGGTGGCTCCTGTCGTTCCGGTGGCTCCTGTCGTTCCGGTCGCCTCGGTCGATCAGGATGCTCCGCTCGCTGCTGTCGGGAACGGCGGGGCAGGCGGGACCGAGCCGGAGGGGACGGGGTCGGCGCGGCCCGAGCGGGTGGTACCGGAATCGTTGGGACCGGAATTGGCGCGGCCCGAGCTGGCAGGGCCGGAGCCGGTCGGTCCGCCCGCCTCGGCAGGTCCGGGCCGGCTGCGCAGGGTGCCGCTCGTGGGCCTCGGCCCGGAGGACGGGCCGCCCGCGCCCGACGGCGGCTCCTCGTCGTCCGGCGCGGGCATCGCCTGACCCACCCAACCTGCCGTACCGGGCCGGGCCGGCTGCCTCGGCCGTGCTGGCCGCTCCGATCGACCTGCCGCCGGCACAGGGCCGCGGCGGCCAAGTCGCCTGCGTGCGCCCGCGACCAGACCGCTCGGGCTACCCGGTAGCGCCCCATGCCGCGGACTCCCGTCCGCACATCGATGTCAAGATCCGCGCTACCTCCCGGAAATAGTGGCCGCTGGCGCGCCGGAGGCCACTACTTCCCGTAAGTTGTGCGGATCTTGACGCCGGGTGCGGGTGCGGGTGCGGGGATGGCGGGGCGCCGGCTGGGTCGGGTCAGCGGGGGAGGGCGCGTAGGAACCGTTCGACGGCCGGTACGGCGGTGGCGGTGCTGGCGCCGCCCTGCTCGACGAAGACCGCGAACGCGACGTCGCCCTGCCAGCCGACGAACCACGCGTGGGTGTGGGCGGGGTTGTTGTCGTACTCGGCGGTGCCGGTCTTGCCGTGCACGGGCGCCCCCGGCACGTCCTTGAGGGCGCTGCCGCTGCCAGCCGTGACCACCTCGCGCATCATCGCCCGGACGGCCTCGACCGACTCCGGCCTGAGCTGCGGGCCGGGCGCGGCGGGCTGCGCCGGGGCCGGGTCCAGCACCAGTTTCGGCTGCTCGAAGCGGCCCCGGGCGACCGCCGCGGTGGCCGACGCCATGGCCAGCGGGCTGACCACCGTGGTGCCCTGCCCGATCGCGGCGGCGGCCTGCTCGGTCGCGCCGCCGTTCGCCGAGACCTTGCCGGTGAAGGCGTCCAGGCCGAGGTCCCACTGCCCCTCCAGCCCCAGGGAGCGGCCGGTCACGGCCAGCCCGTCGGGGCCGAGCTTCGGCGCCAGCGCGGTGAACGCCGTGTTGCAGGACCTGGCGAAGTCGGTGCGGAACGGCACCGCGCCCAGTTCGAAGTTGTCGGAGTTCTTGAACGACCGGCCGTCCACCGTGAACGTCTTCGGACAGGGGACCGTCGCGTCCGGCGTCACCGCCCCCCGGTCGAGCAGGCCGAGGGCACTGACCATCTTGAAGGTGGAGCCCGGGGGAACCTGCGCGGTGAAGGCCAGGTTCTCGCCGGCGGCGCCGGGACCGTTGGCGGCGGCGAGCACCGCGCCGTCGCTGATCCGTACCGCCACCAGGGCCGAGCGGCGCTTCTCGCCGCGCAGGGCGGCGTCGGCGGCGTTCTGGGTGGCGACGTCGAGGGTCGTCCTCAGCGGCTGCCCCGGCTGTGGCTCGTGGCGGAACACCTCGGTGCCGGTGGGCACCAGCGTGCCGTCCGGGCCGGGGCGCTCGGCGATCACTTTCAGTCCGGGCGTGCCCCGCAGCCGCTCGTCGTAGCGGCCCTGGAGGCCGCCGTGGCCGACCAGGTCGCCGGCCGCGTACCGGTCCGGGTGCTTGGCGAGGTCGTCGGCCTGGGCCTGGTCGACGGAACCGAGCACCGCCCGGGCGAACTCGCGGGTGGGCGCGAGGTCGAGCTTGTCGCCGCGGAACTTGGTGCCCGGCAGGTCGTAGATGCGCGGCTTGATCTGCCGGTACGCCTCCTCGCGCAGCGTCACCACCTCGACGAACGCCCCGGGGTCGGCCTCGGCGAGCCGCTTGGGCAGGCCGGAGAGGTCCACCGGCGGGGTGATCGCCGGCCGGACGGCCCGGAAGGCGGCGTCCAGCTTCCGGGTCAGACCGGGCAGGTCGGTGACCTCGCCCGGCTGCAGCCCGACCCGCACCACCGGGCGGGGCGCCACGATCGGCTTGCCGGCGCCGTCGAGCACCGCGGCCCGAGGGCCGGCGTCGCGGCGCAGCGCGAGCCGGTCGCCCCGGCCGAGCTGCTCCTGCACCACCTGCGGCTCCCAGATCACCCGCCACCCGTCGTCGCCGCCCCGGCTGAGCCGGACCTGCCGGTCGTACGCCCAGCGGGTCTGCCCGGGCAGGGTCCACTCGATCCGGACCGTCGCCGTCGCGACGTTCGCGGTGATCTTCGCGTCGCCCTGCCGGGTCAGTGCCGGCGGCGTGGCCGCCAGCTCGCCGGAGAGCTGCTTGATCTCGCGGGAGACGTCGGCGGCCGGCACCTTCGCGCCCGCCGGGTCGACGAAGCCGACGGCCTGGAGGTCGCCGGAGCGCCAGCCGGCCAGGAACGCGTCGACGCTGCGCTCCGGTCCGTCGCCGCCCGAACACGCGGTGAGCGCGCCGGCCGCGAGAGTGGTCGCGGCGAGCAGCGCCAGCGACGGGCGGCGCCGGTTGCGGCGGTGACGGGTGGGGTACGAGAGGTGCATGGAGCGGGTCCCTCCGGGTCTCGGAACTGCTCCTGCACGCTAGTACGCGCGCGCCGGCCGCACGGCCCCTCCCGGCCGCGACGTGCGCAAAGACAAAGCGGTGACGGTGTGATGAACAACCGGAGGCGGGGTACTCCCCGACCGGCCAACCTCGTACCCGCAACGGGTGAAAGGACGAAGTCCGGAACCGGACGTCCGCACCGTGGTCCGCCGACGAAGGGGCGGAACGGCAGGGCCTAGGCTGGGCGGCAGAGTGACCCACAACGCGGTGGGTCGAGGGGAGTGGCACCGATGGACCGGCGTCCGGCGATCAAACCGGGACCCGACCTCCGGCAGGCTGACACCAGCCGGGACGACAGCTTCGATTCGGCAACCGACGGGGACGGCTTCGGCCGGCTCGACACAGGAGTGACCGGGATGACCGGTACGAGTATCGACACCATCTACGACCTGGGCCTGCCTGCGGACGCGCTGGCCGACGACGTGGAGGACAACGAACTCGACGAGCCGGTACCCAACGCGGAGCGCCTGGTGGCCCAGGCCGTGGCGCTCGCGGGTGACGACCACGACGCGGCGACCCTGGTCGGCCGCTTCTGGCGGTTCGCGCCCGACGAGGAGTTGATCGGCTTCACCGCCGAGGAGATGCTCGACGCCGCCCGGGCGCACCGGGACCTCGCGCAGCAGCGGGTGCCGGGCGAGCTGAAGTTGCGCATCCACGAGCCCGACGCCGACCAGCACCACAGCGTCATCGAGATCGTCACGGACGACATGCCGTTCCTGGTCGACTCGGTGACCGCCCTGCTCAACTCGCACCACCTGGACGTGCACCTGCTGGTGCACCCGCTGGTGGTGGTGCGGCGCGAGCCGTTGGGCCGGCTGCTGGAGGTCGCCGCCGACGTCGAGCCCGACGACGCCATCGCGGGCGACCTGGTCGAGAGCTGGATGCACATCGAGGTCGACCCGGTCCGCGACGCCGACGAGCGGGAGAAGCTGCGCCGGGAGCTGCAGCGGGTGCTGACCGACGTGCGGGAGGCGGTCGAGGACTGGCCCAAGATGCGCCAGCGGGCCCTCGCCCTCGCCGACGAGCTGGCCGCCGCGCGGACGTCGGACAATCGCCCGCCGGTGCCGGAGAAGGACATCACCGACTCGGTGGAGCTGCTCCGCTGGCTCGCCCACGACCACTTCACGTTCCTCGGCTACCGGGAGTACCGCCTGGTCGACACGAGCGACGGCGGCAAGGCGCTGGAGGCCGCGCTCGGCACCGGGCTCGGCATCCTGCGGCAGGACTCGCCCGAGGCCCGGCCGCTGTCGTCCATGACGCCCGAGGCGCACGACAGGGTCACCGAGAAGCGCCTGCTGATCATCACGAAGGCGAACTCCCGGGCCACCGTGCACCGCTCCGCCTACCTGGACTACATCGGCTTCAAGGTCTTCAACTCCGCCGGTGAGGTGGTCGGCGAGCGGCGCTTCCTGGGCCTGTTCTCCACCGCCGCGTACCGGACCAGCGTGCAGGAACTGCCGGTGGTGCGCCGCAAGGTGGCCGAGGTGCTGGACCGCTCCGGCCTGAGCCAGCGCAGCCACTCCGGCAAGGACCTGCTCCAGATCCTGGAGACCTACCCGCGCGACGAGCTGTTCCAGATCAAGACCGACGACCTCTACCACGCGGTGATCGGCGTGCTGCGGATGGCGGGCCGCCGGCAGCTGCGGGTGTTCCTGCGCCGGGACGCGTACGGGCGGTTCATCTCCTGCCTGATCTACCTGCCCCGGGACCGGTTCACCACCCAGAACCGGCTGCGCATGCAGGACATCCTGCTGCGCGAGCTGAACGGTGTCGGGGTCGACTACACGACCCGGGTCACCGAGTCGATGCTGGCCCGGGTGCACTTCATCGTGCGGACCGACCCGACCAGGCCCCCGGGCGACATCGACGCCGACCTGCTCGCCGAGGAGCTGGCCGACGCCACCCGGCTGTGGGACGACGACTACCGGCTGGTGCTGGAGCGCAAGCTCGGCGACGAGCAGGCCAAGCACCTCTTCGCCCGGTACGCCGACGCCTTCCCCGAGGGCT harbors:
- a CDS encoding acyl-CoA mutase large subunit family protein; amino-acid sequence: MNADEIAAGRARWQARYDAARKRDADFTTLSGMPVDPVYGPPEGVAYPGFERIGWPGEYPYTRGLYPTGYRGRTWTIRQFAGFGNAQQTNERYKMILGAGGGGLSVAFDMPTLMGRDSDDPQSLGEVGHCGVAIDSAADMETLFDGIDLAGVTTSMTISGPAVPVFCMYLVAAERQGADLSRLDGTLQTDIFKEYIAQKEWLFDPEPHLRLIGDLMEYCAREIPRYKPLSVSGYHIREAGATAAQELAYTLADGFGYVELGLSRGLDVNVFAPGLSFFFDSHVDFFEEIAKFRAARRIWARWLRDVYGATSEKALWLRFHTQTAGVSLTAQQPVNNVVRTAVEALAAVLGGTNSLHTNALDETLALPTDESAEIALRTQQVLMEETGVTNVADPLGGSWYVEALTDKIEAEAEEIFARIRQLGGEGPHQIGPMTSGILRGIEDGWFTGHIAESAFVYQQALEKGEKKIVGVNCHTGTVAKDLEILRISHEVELEQRRVLAERKAGRDEAAVKAAIERMVAVGRTDGNMIPAMLDAVRAEATLGEICDALRAEWGIYREPARF
- a CDS encoding tetratricopeptide repeat protein produces the protein MSDPRITSSIFTRGAVDLSALRTPAPTPAPTQPGPSGGLPGATAGGGVSVIDVSEATFQSEVLERSLTTPVIVDFWAEWCEPCKQLSPVLERLATEGGGAWVLAKVDVDANPRIAQMFRVQGIPMVYAVVGGQPIDAFSGVVPEAQLRQWIQAVLKAGGVTVAEPEDPRLDEADDALMSGDLDAAEQAYKKILAESPADAAAEAGLAQVGLARRVAGADPGAAIAAAQANPDDVEAQLLAADIEVLSGQAEAAYARLVGLVRRTAGDDREKVRRHLVGLFAVAGPEDPAVASARRALASALF
- a CDS encoding penicillin-binding transpeptidase domain-containing protein; the encoded protein is MHLSYPTRHRRNRRRPSLALLAATTLAAGALTACSGGDGPERSVDAFLAGWRSGDLQAVGFVDPAGAKVPAADVSREIKQLSGELAATPPALTRQGDAKITANVATATVRIEWTLPGQTRWAYDRQVRLSRGGDDGWRVIWEPQVVQEQLGRGDRLALRRDAGPRAAVLDGAGKPIVAPRPVVRVGLQPGEVTDLPGLTRKLDAAFRAVRPAITPPVDLSGLPKRLAEADPGAFVEVVTLREEAYRQIKPRIYDLPGTKFRGDKLDLAPTREFARAVLGSVDQAQADDLAKHPDRYAAGDLVGHGGLQGRYDERLRGTPGLKVIAERPGPDGTLVPTGTEVFRHEPQPGQPLRTTLDVATQNAADAALRGEKRRSALVAVRISDGAVLAAANGPGAAGENLAFTAQVPPGSTFKMVSALGLLDRGAVTPDATVPCPKTFTVDGRSFKNSDNFELGAVPFRTDFARSCNTAFTALAPKLGPDGLAVTGRSLGLEGQWDLGLDAFTGKVSANGGATEQAAAAIGQGTTVVSPLAMASATAAVARGRFEQPKLVLDPAPAQPAAPGPQLRPESVEAVRAMMREVVTAGSGSALKDVPGAPVHGKTGTAEYDNNPAHTHAWFVGWQGDVAFAVFVEQGGASTATAVPAVERFLRALPR
- a CDS encoding Asp23/Gls24 family envelope stress response protein: MGDEATQELSVTPEAVAGGSTHVSDEVVEKIAVAATRSVPGVAELGGDVARFFNAVLDRVGLDQVGDARRGCSAHVTNGAAVVNLVIVIEAGRPVPQVTDAVRAKVTEAVEAYGLRVDEINIRVDDVAMGDPVAPTA
- the meaB gene encoding methylmalonyl Co-A mutase-associated GTPase MeaB; this translates as MLVERARAGDPRAVARLITLVESGDETLPRIAAALAPYAGQAQVVGLTGSPGVGKSTTTNELVRALRARGHRVGVLAIDPSSPFTGGAILGDRVRMQDHATDPGVYIRSMSSRGHLGGLSAATPQAVRVLEGAGCDVVLVETVGVGQAEVEVASLADTTLVLLAPGMGDAIQAVKAGILEIADVFVVNKADRDGADATYRDIQGMIALGERGPGDWRPQVVRAIAARGEGIDDIAAAIDKHRGWLVEHGELRRRQEARAAAEIEAIALGVLRDRIGSLRDGTELPALAAKVAEGAMDPYAAADELLAQLGS
- a CDS encoding acetyl-CoA C-acetyltransferase — protein: MASVIVSGARTPMGRLLGNLKDLSATKLGGVAIKAALERAGVAPEQVQYVIMGQVLQAGAGQIPARQAAVEAGIPMSVPALTINKVCLSGLDAIALADQLIRAGEFDIVVAGGMESMTNAPHLLLGQRGGYKYGDVVIKDHMALDGLTDAWDCCSMGESTERLGAKHGITREEQDAFAAASHQRAAAAQKNGHFADEITPVVIPQRKGDPLVISEDEGIRPDTTAEGLAKLRPAFTKDGTITAGSSSPISDGAAAVVVMSKAKAKELGLTWLAEIGAHGNVAGPDNSLHSQPSNAIQHALRKGGLSVSDLDLIEINEAFAQVGIQSTRDLGISPDKVNVNGGAIALGHPIGMSGARLVLTLALELKRRGGGTGAAALCGGGGQGDALIIHVPGADESDQ